The proteins below come from a single Vitis vinifera cultivar Pinot Noir 40024 chromosome 9, ASM3070453v1 genomic window:
- the LOC104880216 gene encoding uncharacterized protein LOC104880216, which translates to MFDTLVWKCADDGLQYRKTVEKERAFDFLAGLNKSLDDVRGHLISQKPFPSIRVIFADVRREESRRRVMVGDSGRQNNTPVEPLALAVKNPDNAGNQRREGKQWCVYCRLTNHTRENYWKLHGRPPNWRSNKQSERAPQTAAAVENPQNSRVDLAGFNKYHIEQWWKLFNQSQNTSSDIPS; encoded by the coding sequence ATGTTCGATACCCTCGTGTGGAAGTGTGCTGACGATGGCCTGCAGTATCGGAAAACCGTTGAAAAAGAGAGGGCGTTTGATTTTCTTGCAGGATTGAATAAAAGTCTGGATGATGTTCGTGGTCACTTGATTAGCCAGAAGCCGTTCCCTTCCATCCGAGTGATCTTTGCCGACGTCAGAAGAGAGGAAAGTCGGAGAAGGGTTATGGTGGGAGATTCTGGAAGACAGAACAATACTCCAGTGGAGCCATTAGCCTTGGCAGTCAAAAATCCTGATAATGCTGGCAACCAGAGACGGGAAGGGAAGCAATGGTGTGTTTACTGCCGTCTTACAAATCACACCAGAGAGAACTACTGGAAGCTACACGGCAGACCTCCAAACTGGCGCAGCAATAAGCAATCCGAAAGAGCTCCACAAACTGCAGCTGCAGTAGAAAATCCCCAAAATTCCCGAGTAGATCTAGCTGGTTTCAACAAATATCATATTGAGCAATGGTGGAAATTGTTTAATCAATCCCAAAACACGTCCAGTGATATTCCTTCCTGA